Genomic DNA from Candidatus Sphingomonas phytovorans:
GCGCCACCCTGCGGGACCGGGGCTCGTCGCCATATTGGTACAGGATATCGGCAATCACCGCCTCGTCGGCATGGTTGACGAAATCGGCCGCGCTCTCGCCTTCCTGGCTCATCCGCATGTCGAGCGGCCCGTCCGACTGGAAGGAGAAGCCGCGCTCCGCCTGGTCGAGCTGCATCGACGACACGCCGATATCCATCGTCACGCCGTCGACCGGGGTCGCGCCCCGCGCCTCCAGCTCGGCGTCGAGCGCGGAGAAGGTCGCCGGGATCAGCGTCAGCGCGCCATCCGATGCAGCCTCCAGCGCCCGCCCACCCTCGATCGCATCGGGATCGCGGTCGAAGGCGAATACGCGGGCGCCGAGGGAGAGCAGCGCCCGCGTATAACCGCCCGCACCGAAGGTCGCATCGACATGACGTTCGCCAGGGGTAATGGCGAGCGCGTCGACGACCTGGGCGAGCAGCACGGGGATATGGGGTTCGGGGCCGCTCACAGCGCGATCCCCTTGAGCTGGCAATGGTAACGGGCGCAGGACTTCACCATCTCGGCCACGCCCTCGGCCTCGATCAGCGTCTTGGGATCCCAGATCTCGAAATAGTCGAACACGCCGTAGAAAAAGGCGTTCGCGCCGATCTTGGCGTGGAAGCGCGGGAAGCCCGGCATGATGAAGCGGCCGCTGCCGTCGAACGGCGTCGCCTCTCCCTGCGCCGCGCGGCGCTTGATATTGTAATCATATTCACCGTCATCGGCGGTGTAGGCCTCTTCGCGCGCGTCGAGCTTGGCCTTCAGGATGGGCACATAAGCGGGGTCATAGGCGATCAGGCAGGGGTGCTTCTGATGGACGCCGATGATGACGGTGCCGCCGTCCTTG
This window encodes:
- a CDS encoding division/cell wall cluster transcriptional repressor MraZ, with amino-acid sequence MAQRAEYQGDGLGLVDDKGRVAIPASLRAILAANSPRPDGKDGGTVIIGVHQKHPCLIAYDPAYVPILKAKLDAREEAYTADDGEYDYNIKRRAAQGEATPFDGSGRFIMPGFPRFHAKIGANAFFYGVFDYFEIWDPKTLIEAEGVAEMVKSCARYHCQLKGIAL
- the rsmH gene encoding 16S rRNA (cytosine(1402)-N(4))-methyltransferase RsmH encodes the protein MSGPEPHIPVLLAQVVDALAITPGERHVDATFGAGGYTRALLSLGARVFAFDRDPDAIEGGRALEAASDGALTLIPATFSALDAELEARGATPVDGVTMDIGVSSMQLDQAERGFSFQSDGPLDMRMSQEGESAADFVNHADEAVIADILYQYGDEPRSRRVARAIVAARPINRTGELAQVVRRALGYKPHDKKDPATRTFQAIRIHINRELGELADGLAAAERVLKPGGRLAIVTFHSLEDRMVKRFLRERSGSLPGRSRHLPELMVNAKPSFEKVGRAVRADDAEIARNPRARSATLRTALRTDAAAWTSEGAL